The following are from one region of the Quercus robur chromosome 1, dhQueRobu3.1, whole genome shotgun sequence genome:
- the LOC126723039 gene encoding uncharacterized protein LOC126723039, producing MFNEIDGDFKDVAIRTFKVGLLAEHELRKSLTKKPVKGSGAEIIYPDLYRGLKLKLDDLVSYNSPLVGFDGKTIIPKGQIRLFIQARSEVVEVDFIVVDAYSPYTVIMAGPWFHVMGAVSSTLHLKVKYLLRDQVKELIESQAMARQCLVVAIRHQFEGESSATTEMAM from the exons ATGTTTAACGAGATAGATGGAGACTTTAAGGATGTGGCCATAAGGACCTTTAAGGTCGGCCTTCTTGCTGAGCATGAATTAAGGAAGTCCTTAACGAAGAAACCAGTCAAA GGCAGTGGGGCAGAGATCATATACCCTGATCTGTATAGAGGGCTTAAGTTGAAACTCGATGATTTGGTTAGCTATAATTCCCCTTTGGTGGGGTTTGATGGGAAGACAATTATCCCAAAGGGCCAAATCAGACTGTTTATTCAAGCAAGGTCAGAGGTTGTTGAAGTAGATTTTATTGTGGTAGACGCGTATTCCCCCTATACTGTTATCATGGCAGGACCTTGGTTTCATGTCATGGGGGCTGTCTCTTCAACTTTGCACTTGAAAGTGAAGTATCTCTTAAGGGACCAGGTCAAGGAGCTAATTGAAAGTCAGGCTATGGCCAGGCAATGCCTAGTTGTGGCTATTAGACATCAGTTCGAGGGTGAATCTTCTGCCACCACAGAAATGGCTATGTAG
- the LOC126713716 gene encoding uncharacterized protein LOC126713716: MAPKRSPKVVSTAVKATRKVMKKEIVQVEVIQIQSVQRPTQGDKGKKKEGVTLSAQETPRTIAVEDKSEQENQSVKEKDKEKPTKEKKIRKRKRSGEGYKRYVFMVLKQVHPGMGISSKAMTIFDNLMNDMFERLASEAAKLSKYTGRMTLSSREIQGAVRLVLPGELGKHANSEGTKAVTTYISNNNTKS, from the coding sequence atggctCCAAAGCGTTCGCCTAAGGTGGTAAGCACTGCGGTGAAGGCCACCAGAAaagttatgaaaaaagaaattgtgcaAGTGGAAGTGATTCAAATTCAAAGCGTCCAAAGGCCAACTCAAGGAGACAAAggtaagaaaaaagaaggggtTACACTTTCAGCCCAAGAGACTCCAAGAACAATTGCTGTTGAAGACAAATCAGAACAAGAAAACCAATCAgtgaaagagaaagataaagagAAGCCCAccaaagagaagaagataaggaagaggaagagaagtGGAGAAGGGTATAAGAGGTATGTGTTTATGGTATTGAAGCAGGTTCATCCAGGAATGGGAATATCGTCAAAGGCAATGACTATTTTCGATAATCTGATGAACGACATGTTCGAGAGGCTTGCAAGCGAGGCAGCGAAGCTGTCTAAGTACACGGGGCGAATGACATTGTCTTCGAGAGAGATTCAAGGGGCAGTGAGATTGGTATTGCCTGGAGAGCTTGGGAAACATGCCAATTCTGAGGGGACCAAGGCTGTGACTACCTATATATCCAACAACAATACGAAGTCTTAG
- the LOC126722813 gene encoding RING-H2 finger protein ATL57, with protein MKTLNRKLLQLPNYASLPTQPNLATSSSSPPTLPPIHHPLYSSMVFTLAVFIVGLLCMGLYSFYLRRVSGDFSSSDRRGARNSSQPSDLPSRTINQSVGVDPETVQALPVYSYRGEEKYQIDCAICLSEFEEHEAVKMIPFCKHVFHPECVDAWLSGHVTCPVCRSSRLFEGEEGLGVKEEKCDQGVSGSDERRLTVGNHHDVCIEVMVVVGSCNVRRNSSCSNLANQAMLQRTLSF; from the coding sequence ATGAAAACCCTGAACCGAAAACTACTCCAACTACCAAACTATGCATCCCTCCCCACCCAACCAAACCTCGCCACGTCATCATCATCGCCACCCACATTGCCACCTATTCACCACCCATTGTATAGCTCTATGGTTTTCACTTTGGCCGTGTTTATAGTCGGGCTTTTGTGTATGGGGCTCTACTCTTTCTACCTACGCCGCGTCTCAGGCGATTTTTCCTCGTCTGATCGTCGGGGGGCGAGGAATTCTTCTCAGCCGTCTGATCTTCCAAGTAGGACGATTAATCAGAGTGTAGGAGTGGACCCCGAGACCGTTCAGGCTTTGCCGGTGTACTCTTACCGTGGGGAGGAGAAGTACCAGATAGATTGCGCGATTTGTCTGAGCGAGTTCGAGGAACACGAGGCTGTCAAGATGATACCTTTTTGTAAGCACGTGTTTCATCCCGAGTGCGTCGACGCGTGGCTTTCGGGTCACGTGACCTGCCCGGTTTGCCGGTCGAGCAGGTTGTTTGAAGGGGAGGAAGGTTTGGGTGTGAAGGAGGAGAAGTGTGATCAGGGTGTGAGTGGGTCTGATGAAAGAAGATTAACGGTGGGGAACCACCATGACGTGTGTATCGAGGTGATGGTGGTTGTGGGGTCATGTAATGTGAGGAGGAATAGTAGTTGTTCGAACTTAGCAAATCAAGCTATGTTGCAAAGAACTTTGAGTTTTTGA